A single region of the Duganella sp. BuS-21 genome encodes:
- a CDS encoding HIT family protein — protein MACDLCNLLTAPGTARIWGDHQLSVIAVDEAEYPGFTRVVWNAHVKEMTDLSPAERVRVMEVVWAVESAQREVMAPEKINLASFGNMTPHVHWHVIPRYRDDAHFPNPTWATAQRSSSAEVLAERSALLPALHAAIVEKVKAL, from the coding sequence ATGGCCTGCGATCTGTGCAATTTGCTGACGGCGCCGGGCACGGCGCGGATCTGGGGCGATCACCAGCTGTCGGTGATCGCCGTGGACGAGGCGGAGTATCCGGGCTTTACGCGGGTGGTGTGGAATGCGCACGTCAAGGAAATGACTGACCTGTCGCCGGCCGAGCGCGTGCGCGTGATGGAGGTGGTGTGGGCGGTGGAGTCGGCGCAGCGCGAGGTGATGGCGCCGGAAAAGATCAATCTGGCCAGTTTTGGTAATATGACGCCGCACGTGCATTGGCACGTTATCCCGCGTTACCGCGACGATGCGCACTTCCCGAACCCGACCTGGGCGACGGCTCAGCGTTCTTCGTCGGCGGAAGTGCTGGCTGAGCGCAGCGCGCTGTTGCCGGCATTGCACGCAGCCATCGTCGAGAAAGTGAAAGCATTATGA
- a CDS encoding DUF971 domain-containing protein: MSSKPVPTALTVHNKSRVLDVEFNDGQSFSIPFELMRVYSPSAEVMGHGPGQEVLQVGKREVGIAGIEPVGNYAVQPTFSDGHNTGIFTWEYLYKLGSQKDVLWTTYMDRLHASGFEGDSGRETGVSLTGPSTTHQHGGGGCGSGGCKH; encoded by the coding sequence ATGAGCAGCAAACCTGTCCCAACCGCTCTGACGGTCCACAACAAATCCAGGGTGTTGGACGTGGAATTCAATGATGGCCAGTCGTTTTCGATTCCATTCGAACTGATGCGCGTGTATTCGCCGTCGGCCGAGGTGATGGGACATGGTCCGGGGCAGGAAGTGCTACAGGTCGGCAAGCGTGAAGTGGGCATCGCCGGCATCGAGCCGGTAGGCAACTACGCGGTGCAGCCGACCTTCTCGGACGGTCACAACACCGGCATCTTCACCTGGGAATACCTGTACAAGCTGGGCAGCCAGAAAGATGTGCTGTGGACGACCTATATGGACCGCCTGCACGCCTCCGGCTTCGAAGGCGACAGCGGCCGCGAAACCGGCGTCTCGCTCACCGGCCCGTCGACCACGCATCAGCACGGTGGTGGCGGTTGCGGCAGCGGCGGCTGCAAGCACTAA